The region AAGCATTCTTTCTATCAACCTTTCAATGGCAATGTTTCCATATTTTGGACTTGCTAAGCCTTGTCCATTCCAAAGAGGCAACATATAATGATTAATTCCTCCTTTATTCGTTTTTGGATCGAACAAGCAAACAGCCACACATGACCCCAGGATAGTACTGACTACATGGGGAGTTCCTTCGGCAAATAGCGCTGCAGGATATAGGTAATGTTGCTTAATTTCGTCCATTTAAGTATTAAAACACTTCCGATTCAGAATCAAAAAACATTTCATTGGCATCCGAAGCAAAGCCCTCAATTGGCTCCTCTGACTCAGGGATGCTGATAGTGAAGCATGCCCCTTTTCCAAGTTCACTCTCTATCGCTATCTTCCCATTAAGCATGTCAATAATCGCTTTGTTTATCGATAAACCCAGGCCGTGTCCACGGTTTAACGAGTTAATACCAGAATCGACTCGTTTGAACCTATCAAAAATAATTTTCTGATTCTCCTTCGATATACCAATGCCATGATCTCTAACAATCACGGAAAGCGTTCTACCTTTGCGAATCGCCTCTATCTCTACCATGCCTCCCTCAAAGCTAAAGTTAACGGCATTACTCATCAAGTTTGCAATTATCAACTTCAACTTTTCTGGGTCGGTTTTAAAAATATATGCTTGCTCACCCTCAATATCGCTGTCAATCGTGAATTGAATATTGAGCTTCTTCTTCCGCATTTCAAACTTAAACGATTCAATTATGCTTTCCAGCAGATTCTTCACATCCACGCGGAGTATTTCAGGATAAATATCGCCAGCCTCAATTTTGGCCGCAACAAAAATATTACGAAGCTGAAAATCAAGATTAAATGCCTCGGAATGGATGAGGGCAACCATCGATATTACTTTTTTCCAATTTTCCTTATCAACAGATAGTATAGCCTTTGATAATCCAATTATCGATGTAAATGGGTTGATAATTTCATTGGTTATATTCGATATAAAATGGGTTTTTAAAGCTTCAGACTCTTCCAGTTTCTTATTCACCACCTTGAGTTCAGCGTTTAACTCTTTAAGCTCCTTCAACGACTTTTTATTGAGTTCAAATCGGCGCTTTAACTCATGAATCAATTCATCATCGGTTAACTGATCGGGCATATTTTTCGAGAATTTAGTTTACTATATTCGAGCGTAAATTGTAGGTTTGAGTTGTTTTAGCGGCAATTTCATATTTAAAATTGACTCCGAATGACCCAGAATTAAATATCCTCCAATTTTTAACTTTCCACATAATTTATTGATCACCTGCTCTTGTGTTTCTCGGTCGAAGTAGATCAATACATTACGGCAAAAGATTACATCAAAAGTCTCTGAAATCGAATAGTGCTCATCCATAAAGTTTAACCGACCAAATCGAACTCTACTCCTTATGTTTTGTCCCATTTTAACGGTAGGATTTGCCCTATCCTTGCTCCGGAGCATATACTTTTTCTTTAGCCCAATAGGAACAATCTCAACTCGTTCCTCTTTATATACTGCATTTACAGCAGTTTGAAGAATCCTTGTAGAGATATCGGTAGCCCAAATTGAAAAGTCGAAACCCGGGTTTTTCTCTGCGAATTCGGATAACACTATAGCCAAGGTATAGGGCTCTTCACCACTGGAACAACCAGCACTCCACACCTTAAATTGCTTTCCTTTTGATGCAAGTACTTGTTCGGGTAAAATGTGTTCGGTAAGAAAATCGAAATGGGTTGGCTCTCTAAAAAAATCCGTTTTGTTTGTACTTACAACATCAAGCATGTGAATAATTTCGCTATCCACGCCATCCTTGCTGAAAAGATAATCGCAGTACTCCTTGAAAGATTTAAAGTTTAATTCACGTAAGCGCTTCTGAAGCCTACACTGAAGCATAACCTTCTTTACCGGAGGCAACCTAATTCCACTTTCCTTGTATATAAATGAACTTAATTTATTGAACTCGTCATTGCTAAGTTGTATGCGATAGAAATCGCTCAAATCTGGGTTCGCCATAAATGGCTATAAATTATGTTAACACTATTCAACCTTTTCCACACCTGCATTATCTGCATTCATTTCAGCGTTTACCTTTAGTGATGTAATTTCATCAATGGAAAAAACAGCATCCATGTTTAAAATGATGATGAACTTTTCATCAATCTTAGCCATACCAATAATAAACTCAGATTTATAGCGACTTCCTAAGGTTGGTAATGGCATAATTTGGTTATTATCAATCTCTAGCACAGCCTGAACCGAATCTACAATAGCGCCCACGTGCACTGATTCACCATCCAAATCTATATCAAGCACTATAATACATGTATTGGTTGTGTATTCAGTTTCGGGCATTCCAAACTTAATTCTAGCATCAATAACCGGAAGAACGGCGCCTCTCAAATTAAT is a window of Tenuifilaceae bacterium CYCD DNA encoding:
- the cheW34H-1_2 gene encoding chemotaxis protein CheW, which translates into the protein MEQEKTSKINSYLTFKLGDEEFAAHVGKVLNILEMTKITQVPKAPDYLKGVINLRGAVLPVIDARIKFGMPETEYTTNTCIIVLDIDLDGESVHVGAIVDSVQAVLEIDNNQIMPLPTLGSRYKSEFIIGMAKIDEKFIIILNMDAVFSIDEITSLKVNAEMNADNAGVEKVE
- the cheR34H gene encoding chemotaxis protein methyltransferase, with the translated sequence MANPDLSDFYRIQLSNDEFNKLSSFIYKESGIRLPPVKKVMLQCRLQKRLRELNFKSFKEYCDYLFSKDGVDSEIIHMLDVVSTNKTDFFREPTHFDFLTEHILPEQVLASKGKQFKVWSAGCSSGEEPYTLAIVLSEFAEKNPGFDFSIWATDISTRILQTAVNAVYKEERVEIVPIGLKKKYMLRSKDRANPTVKMGQNIRSRVRFGRLNFMDEHYSISETFDVIFCRNVLIYFDRETQEQVINKLCGKLKIGGYLILGHSESILNMKLPLKQLKPTIYARI